The genome window TGCTTCTTATATTTTTGCTATAGAAGTAAAATAACTGTTCTATTTTTACTCACTTCCCAATAATAAAAGACACATTGAGGTTAATCTCCAATGTGTCTATACAAATATTTTACTAAATTATTGATTTCATAAATTGGATAATTTGATCTTCTTGAATGGAATCAACAGCTATTTTATTGCGACTAATCTTTTGACATTTGGTACATTGATTGATAAGTTGAAAGCCTTTTTTTCCAGTATAATCGATTCCGATTGGTCTCATTAAACTTTGACAAGTACTTGCTCTGTCTCCTGGGATATTATCCATATGTTTTGAAAATAAACAATTTGGACAATGATTTCGGAAACTTCCATTGGTTAAGGGATCAACCATCGTACCACAATTTTCACATTGAAATGCTGTATTTTCATTTTTTCTACTCATTTGCTCTTCCTCCAAGATATTATTTCATCTTTGGAGAAAGGGTTCCGTTTTCTTTTTCTACAATTGTAGTATCAGGCTTTTATAGGGAATGTACCAATTCACCGTCTTGCTCTTCAAAACGATTACTTCTAGTTCCTACTTCACAAAGACTTATTTCATCCTTTGATCCGGACCACGATTGATTTTATGGATTTGTGTCAACCACTGTAAGACGGACAGCTCCATCTTCCACTAGTAGGTGTTCTCCTATAATCACTGACTTAGGCATTCGTCCCCTAACGAGCAAGTAATTTGAATAGATAAAACGTCAATTCATTCACCCCTTATTATAAGCATTTATTATATTCATTTAAAGGTTACCAAATTAATTGAAGTCAATGAAAGGGGAAATCTCAAAATCATTTTCCATGACTTTTGAGACACCCCGATTTCTTTTACTTATTGTGGAAGATAATCTTGGCCGTTCATTATTACTTTAGAAGCGGAGAATAGAATCTCTCTATTGGCTGTAAAATATGGGTCTAAAATATTGTAAAATGCCTCCCATTTTTCATCAGCTTTTTCTTGATCTTCTTTTTTATCAAGCTTTAAGATTTCTTCATAAAGCTGTTTTAATTGCTTCTGATCTGCCTCACTAACTTCGAATTCGAAATCAACCATGTATTCCTCGAATGTTTGAGGCTTTATGAACTGATCAAGGATGTCATGGAATTCCTCCCATAGTTTTTCAATCAACTCAGAATTGTCATCTTTTTCTGCTTTTCGGGCATCCTCATAAATATTTTTTAGTTTTGTTAAAGTTTCAGCAGGGATATCAAACTCCATGCCTTCGATGTATTCTTCAAATGTTAGAGGCGGATAAAGTTCATCAAAATATGGTTGAAGTAATTGATAAAATTCATCATATTTTTCGTTAGCCTTTTCCTCTTGACCATCTTTTTCAAGCTTTACCCATTCTTCATAAATGGCTTTAAGCTCTTTTTTATCATTTTCTGCAATAATTATATTATTTTCGCTAAATCCGTAATCTCCTAAATATTCTTCGAATGTTTGAGGCTGCCAATTAGCTAAAATATATGGCTTTGTAATTGTATACATTTCTTCATAAATTTTATTAATTTCCTCAAATTTCTTTTCTAATTCTTTATCTGTAAACTTTTCTTCATTTGTCATTTCTTTTTGTATCTTCTTCATTTCATTAAACAATTTTTCTAATTTTGTTAGATCTTCATTTGTTACCTCTTTAGGCAAGTACCTTTTATAAACTTCAAATGTAAAGAAGTCTGAATAATCCTCTACTACACTACCTTCTACAGTAATTTCCTGTCCTTCTACTAAGTTCATTTTTTCTAGTTGTTCTTCAGAAAATTTATAGAAACTGATAAAATAATTTTTACCATCTCTTCCTTTAAGGTTCATTCCATCTCCGTAGATGTCTTTAATCGTTCCTGTAATTTGTTGTTCAATTTGAACATTAATATTATTTGTTGGTTCTACTGATGTAGCACCTGCTTGAAGTGGCGTCAGAACAGCCATTCCTATTGTTAGTGCTGAAGCAATCATCCAAGTTTTTTTAATCGGTTTTTTCATTATCATTTCTCCTTTTTTGACTGGAATTTGATGTTTCCAATATTTAGACGGATTACCAATTGAAAAGGTTCATTGTTTTTTTAAAAAGTTAAAAAGTTTAAAACATTCTATGTATAGTGTTTTAATTGACGTATAACAACAAAAGTTTAAGCAGTTTAATTTAAGCAAAGACTTATCATAAAGTCAGGATTATGACGAAGTTCAGGAATTTATTGTAAAGATTTTACATTTAAATTTGACAGGTGGTGACAACGTGGGAATAGCTGAAGTATTAACAAAATGGTTATTATTGCAATAGTGACAGTGAAAAAACGTAAAGAGGTGAAATGAAAGGGGATAAATGACATTGATAAAAGCAGTAATATTTGATTTAGATGGAACATTGTTAGATCGTGATCGTTCTGTTCGTTTATTTATTGAAGAGCAATATGAACGATTAAAGACAAAACTATCACATATTTTAAAAGAGACATATGTTCATCGCTTTATTGAGTTAGATAATCGAGGCTATGTATGGAAAGATATAGTCTATAAGCAAATGGTCGAAGATTTTTCTATTGAGTTATCTTCAGAAGCAATGTTAGAGGATTATGTACAGGAATTTAAGCAACATTGTGTTCCATTTGAAAACTTGCATAGCATGCTGCACATTTTGAAAAAGCAAGGTTTAAAACTTGGCATGATAACAAATGGTTATGGGCAATTTCAATTAGATAATATACGAGCGTTAAGGATTGAAGAGGACTTTGACGTGATTCTTATCTCTGAATGTGAAGGCATCAAAAAGCCGAATGCAGAAATATTTCATCGTGCACTATCCAAACTAGGGGTGTTTGCAAATGAAAGTATGTACATTGGGGACCATCCTTTTAATGATGTGGAAGCTGCTAAAAAAGTAGGGATGATGGCTATTTGGAAAAGAAATGATGCATGGCAAAAAGTTGAAGCGGATTACAACATTGATAATTTAATAGAAATTCAAGATATTTTAAAGGTTTTGCAAAAGACATGAAAATAATAGTACAAAGTGGGGGATGAAGAACCCCCCACTGGTAGCACAAACCATGTTTCGTGGGGGCGTCCGATGAGCCGTGAACCCCAAGTAGTCGTCCAGCCTCCACTCCAATCAACTTCTATTCATGACAAACGTTTTAACCTTTGGTGATGAACCATAAAAATATAAGATCTACATTCTTGCAATTGTTTCTTTTACTAATTTGATAAATTTCTCTCTTGCTAAAGCTGCGACTTCAATGACTTCATCATGCTTAATGGCGGATCTAAAATTCCACAAGCCATATTTGTTAAACAAGAAATGCCTAGCACTTTCATATTTCCATGAGTTGCTACAATAGCTTCCGGTACTGTTGACATCCCTACAGCATCTGCACCTAATGTACGTATCATACGAATTTCAGCTGGAGTTTCGTATGCAGGTCCACTCCACCAAGCATAAACACCTTCTTGTAAGTTAACGTTTTGTTCTTTAGCTTGAGACAGATATGGATGTGTCGCAGATGGAAAACCACATAGACGGTGGTCAAGCAAAATATGTCACAATTATTATAAAGTCTGGAGAAATAACAAGAAAGTTATGAGAGTAGTATAAAATTATCAACAACATGAAAAACAGCTGAATGCATATGTTCAGCTGTTTTTAAGTATGTAAGACAGTAATGAATTTTTATTAAAACCCATACAATATCCTATAATTCCATGGTTTAAGAAGTCTTTATTTCATTTATTTGTTTGATATGTTTTAACTGCAGGAGGAACATAAGCTGCACATTTGTCTAATAGTGCCGCAACGTCTTTATCTACAAGTAGTGCATTTCTAGATTGGGCTTGTAAAAATTGTTCGTTTTGCATATGGTCAAATAACCCAATGAGTAAATCATAATAATGATTGATATTTAAAATACCACAAGGCTTTTGTAGAAGGCCGATTTGATTCCATGTGAATACTTCAAATAATTCTTCTAACGTACCAGGTCCTCCAGGTAAAGCAATAAATCCGTCAGCTAGTTCCATCATTTTGCTTTTGCGTTCATGCATAGAATTGACGACAATGAGCTCTGTTAAATGCTTATGAGAAATTTCACGTTCCTCTAATAACGTCGGAATTACTCCAATCACCTTGCCACCTTCACTAAGAACCGTATCTGCGACTGTTCCCATTACACCTACACTGGCTCCACCATAAATTAAGGTAATATTCCGTTTTGCTAATTCTTTTCCTAGAAGAATAGCTCCTTCTTTATATGCCTCAGAAGCACCGATGCTTGATCCGCAAAATACTGCAATACTATCCATAATCGTTCCTCCATATCTGATAAGTTTCTTTCCGCATTAACGATCAGTGAACTTTAATAATTAAGTGGAGGATAAAAAAACCCCACTGATTCAAGTTTCACTTTTATAGTATAATTTAATTTCAAGAGGAAAGAAATGGAGGAAGAGGAAATGGAATTAAATGAGTTTCAAAAATGGGTGAAAGATTATTACGATACACGCGGTTGGTCTGATTTAAGTATTTTTACGCGCATAGGCTTCCTTGCTGAAGAAACTGGGGAAGTAGCAAGAGCTATACGAGCGTTGGAAATTGGTAGGAATCGACCAGATGAAAAGATTCAATCCTATGAAGAAAATAAGCAAGAATTAGTGGAGGAGCTTGGAGATGTTTTAGGGAATATTATTGCTATAGCCAATAAATATGATATTTCACTAGAAGAAATTTTTTCATCTCATCAGGAAAAGCTAATGGAGCGTTATAAAGCATAAAAATGCAAATGGAAAGGGGATTCATATGGATTATCAAGTAGAAGTTTTATTAGAAAAGCATGATGACTTTACTACGTTTTTAAATACAAATCTAAAAGAGTACAATGATGAAAATTCACCCTACCATAAAGAAGCTCGACAAAAAGGCTCCATACGTCCGTTAAACTTGATCGTTACAGATCATCAACAACAATGGATTGGCGGTATCACTGCCGAAGTTTATTGGGGGTGGATGGAAATCAATAAGTTTTGGTTTAGTGAAGAATATCGTGGAAAAGGCATTGGGGGACAGCTACTGGCGAAAGCTGAAGAAACGGCCACGCAAATGGGAGCTACGAAGGCACTGCTAACTACATATGACTTTCAAGCACGTACGTTTTATGAAACTAGGGGCTATCAGGTTGTAGGCGAAATAAAAGATTATCCTCCTGGAAGTAGCTATTATACAATGGTAAAACATTTAGTTTAAATTAAGAGAGGCTGTCACAATATTTCGTTGCGACAGCCTTTTACCATTTATTAATTTATATCTCCTAAATAGATGGGAGTTACTTGACCGCTACAATATTGCTGGAGGTACTTTTTTAATTCTTTTGGATAAAGTCGAAAGCTAGATAAGTCTTTAATCGTCACCCATTCTAATCCAATTTGATGACTATCAGGATTTGTTGGCTGAAAGTTCGTTTTTTCCCCTAGAATTAACTGACAAGCAAAATAAAACTCTACTTGATGAACATTAAAGTCAAAAGATGCATACTCATGATTTTTCCCTACATATTCACGAATAAAAAGTAGCTCTCCGATTTCAACTGAACAGCCAATCTCCTCTATGCATTCCCTTAATAAAGTGGCGTGAAAAGTCTCTCCATGTTCCTGTCCGCCACCAGGACAAAGATAAAAATTGCCTTCTACATCTTGATTTTTTGTTAGTAAAATTTTGTCATCTTCTATTATTAAAGCTTTAACAGAATTTCTTATTTGCATGTAATCTCTCCTAAATTCGATTATTGTTGTAAAAATATATAGCTCAAAGATGACTAAAAAAACGCCCGAATGTCAAACTTATAAAAAAGGGGAGATTTATTGTGTACTCGATATCAAACTTTAAATTACTTGTTGATAAGCAGACAGAAATTGATACCACTCATCAAAATTGTGATCAATTAATACAGACAACTGTAACGCCCTTAATGGATACGGAAGTCAATAAATTGTTAGATGCCATTAATAAAAAACTAACCGAACAAGGCTTTACGATTACAGTAACATCTACTGGACTAATCGCAAAATATAGTGAAGCTGTTATTAATGTTGACAAGCATTCGAAAGATTTGGAGGAGTGTTTTTTTATTAATTTAAATAATTTTGCGGAGGATCAAGTTTCCATCGTTTTA of Lysinibacillus agricola contains these proteins:
- a CDS encoding HAD family hydrolase, whose product is MIKAVIFDLDGTLLDRDRSVRLFIEEQYERLKTKLSHILKETYVHRFIELDNRGYVWKDIVYKQMVEDFSIELSSEAMLEDYVQEFKQHCVPFENLHSMLHILKKQGLKLGMITNGYGQFQLDNIRALRIEEDFDVILISECEGIKKPNAEIFHRALSKLGVFANESMYIGDHPFNDVEAAKKVGMMAIWKRNDAWQKVEADYNIDNLIEIQDILKVLQKT
- a CDS encoding RNHCP domain-containing protein gives rise to the protein MSRKNENTAFQCENCGTMVDPLTNGSFRNHCPNCLFSKHMDNIPGDRASTCQSLMRPIGIDYTGKKGFQLINQCTKCQKISRNKIAVDSIQEDQIIQFMKSII
- a CDS encoding NUDIX domain-containing protein, with translation MQIRNSVKALIIEDDKILLTKNQDVEGNFYLCPGGGQEHGETFHATLLRECIEEIGCSVEIGELLFIREYVGKNHEYASFDFNVHQVEFYFACQLILGEKTNFQPTNPDSHQIGLEWVTIKDLSSFRLYPKELKKYLQQYCSGQVTPIYLGDIN
- a CDS encoding GNAT family N-acetyltransferase, with protein sequence MDYQVEVLLEKHDDFTTFLNTNLKEYNDENSPYHKEARQKGSIRPLNLIVTDHQQQWIGGITAEVYWGWMEINKFWFSEEYRGKGIGGQLLAKAEETATQMGATKALLTTYDFQARTFYETRGYQVVGEIKDYPPGSSYYTMVKHLV
- a CDS encoding TIGR00730 family Rossman fold protein, with the protein product MDSIAVFCGSSIGASEAYKEGAILLGKELAKRNITLIYGGASVGVMGTVADTVLSEGGKVIGVIPTLLEEREISHKHLTELIVVNSMHERKSKMMELADGFIALPGGPGTLEELFEVFTWNQIGLLQKPCGILNINHYYDLLIGLFDHMQNEQFLQAQSRNALLVDKDVAALLDKCAAYVPPAVKTYQTNK
- a CDS encoding MazG nucleotide pyrophosphohydrolase domain-containing protein, giving the protein MELNEFQKWVKDYYDTRGWSDLSIFTRIGFLAEETGEVARAIRALEIGRNRPDEKIQSYEENKQELVEELGDVLGNIIAIANKYDISLEEIFSSHQEKLMERYKA